A stretch of Mucilaginibacter terrae DNA encodes these proteins:
- the alaS gene encoding alanine--tRNA ligase: MTAQQIRQAFLDFFASKGHTIVPSAPIVVKNDPTLMFTNAGMNQFKDIFLGEAEPKSPRVADTQRCLRVSGKHNDLEEVGVDTYHHTMFEMLGNWSFGDYFKKEAIDWSWELLTGVYKLDKDRLYVTYFEGDEKEGLAKDQEAYDFWKQYVAEDHILPGNKKDNFWEMGETGPCGPCSEIHFDGRSDEERAKVSGAELVNNDDPNVIEIWNNVFMQFNRLKDGSLQPLPNKHVDTGMGFERLVRVLQGKTSNYDTDVFMPLIQFISEKSGKTYHPEATPESGSAWSEAVAMRVMADHIRAISFAIADGQLPSNNKAGYVIRRILRRAVRYSYQYLGFKEPFLNQLVPLLANQFEGVFNELYSQKDFVQKVVLEEELAFLRTLERGIKYFEGRAALEDAYNEVTGKSIPKRIKGEAAFELYDTFGFPLDLTELMARERGWTVNIETFNEELQKQKDRSRAATAIDTGDWIVLKDNDSVEFTGYDEIETIAHVVKYRKVTAKGKEQYQLVLDKTPFYAESGGQVGDTGDLIFPDGEIVKVTDTKKENGLIVHFTDVLPESVDDALTAYVDGGRRLSIEGNHSATHLLHAAMKQVLGSHVNQKGSLVNADYLRFDFSHFSKVTDDEIAQIELIVNEKIRENIGLKEERSVAYAEAITSGVTALFGEKYGEYVRVITFDDDFSKELCGGTHVKATGQIAFFKITAESAVAAGVRRIEAITGVAVEKYVHEQTVLVQQLKELLKNPKDIAKSIESLLEENTRLKKEIEKSVLEKASGLKTELTAKAENINGINFIAQKVALPNAEAIKALAYQLKDIVADLYLVLVADIDGKPNITVMIAENLVKDKGLNAGNIVRELAKEVQGGGGGQPFFATAGGKDVSGLDRVLEKARGFIG; this comes from the coding sequence ATGACGGCTCAACAAATACGCCAGGCTTTCCTGGATTTCTTTGCTTCTAAAGGACATACCATTGTACCATCGGCACCTATTGTGGTTAAAAACGACCCTACGCTGATGTTCACCAACGCGGGTATGAACCAGTTTAAAGACATTTTTTTGGGCGAAGCCGAGCCTAAATCACCACGCGTGGCCGATACCCAGCGCTGTTTGCGCGTATCGGGCAAGCATAACGATTTGGAAGAAGTAGGGGTTGATACCTACCACCACACCATGTTTGAGATGCTGGGCAACTGGAGCTTTGGCGATTACTTTAAAAAAGAAGCCATTGACTGGAGCTGGGAACTGCTGACCGGCGTTTACAAACTGGACAAAGACCGCCTGTACGTAACCTATTTTGAGGGCGACGAAAAAGAAGGCCTGGCCAAAGACCAGGAAGCCTACGACTTTTGGAAACAATACGTAGCCGAAGACCATATTTTACCCGGTAACAAAAAGGATAATTTTTGGGAAATGGGCGAAACCGGTCCCTGCGGACCATGTTCGGAAATACACTTTGACGGAAGGAGCGATGAAGAAAGAGCGAAGGTTTCGGGGGCTGAGTTAGTTAATAATGACGACCCGAACGTTATCGAGATCTGGAATAACGTATTTATGCAGTTCAACCGTTTAAAAGACGGCTCGTTGCAGCCATTGCCTAATAAGCATGTGGACACAGGTATGGGTTTCGAACGTTTGGTGCGCGTGCTGCAAGGCAAAACTTCGAATTATGATACGGATGTGTTTATGCCGTTGATTCAGTTTATATCTGAAAAGAGTGGTAAAACCTACCATCCCGAAGCAACACCTGAAAGCGGTTCTGCTTGGAGCGAAGCCGTAGCCATGCGCGTGATGGCCGATCATATCCGCGCCATTAGTTTTGCCATTGCCGATGGTCAGTTACCTTCAAATAACAAAGCAGGTTATGTTATTCGTCGTATTTTGCGTCGTGCGGTACGTTATTCTTATCAATATTTGGGTTTCAAAGAACCTTTCTTAAATCAACTGGTGCCATTATTGGCCAATCAGTTTGAGGGCGTATTTAATGAGTTGTACAGCCAAAAGGATTTTGTGCAAAAAGTGGTTCTGGAGGAGGAGCTTGCTTTCTTAAGAACATTAGAAAGGGGAATTAAGTATTTTGAAGGAAGGGCAGCATTAGAAGATGCATATAATGAAGTAACAGGTAAATCAATACCAAAAAGAATCAAAGGTGAGGCGGCATTTGAATTATATGATACATTCGGTTTTCCGTTAGATTTAACTGAATTAATGGCACGTGAAAGGGGCTGGACAGTAAACATTGAAACCTTTAATGAAGAACTTCAAAAACAAAAAGACCGCTCACGTGCTGCAACCGCTATAGATACCGGCGATTGGATAGTCCTAAAAGACAACGACAGCGTTGAATTTACCGGTTACGATGAAATTGAAACCATTGCCCACGTGGTTAAATACCGCAAGGTAACGGCCAAAGGCAAGGAGCAGTACCAACTGGTGCTGGATAAAACCCCGTTCTATGCCGAAAGTGGTGGTCAGGTTGGCGATACCGGCGATCTGATCTTCCCGGATGGGGAGATTGTGAAGGTGACCGATACCAAGAAAGAGAACGGCTTGATCGTGCATTTTACCGATGTGCTGCCGGAGTCTGTTGATGATGCTTTGACCGCTTATGTAGATGGCGGGCGCCGTTTGAGTATTGAGGGCAACCACTCGGCCACGCATTTATTACATGCGGCCATGAAACAGGTGCTGGGTAGCCACGTTAACCAAAAAGGTTCGTTAGTGAATGCCGATTACCTGCGTTTCGATTTTTCGCATTTCAGCAAAGTTACCGATGATGAGATAGCACAGATTGAACTGATCGTTAACGAGAAAATTCGCGAAAACATCGGCCTTAAAGAGGAGCGTAGCGTAGCCTACGCCGAAGCCATTACCAGCGGCGTAACCGCCCTGTTTGGCGAAAAGTATGGTGAGTATGTGCGCGTAATTACGTTCGATGATGATTTTTCGAAAGAGCTTTGTGGTGGTACGCACGTAAAAGCTACCGGGCAAATCGCTTTCTTCAAAATTACTGCCGAAAGCGCCGTAGCTGCCGGTGTGCGCCGTATTGAAGCCATCACAGGTGTAGCGGTTGAGAAATATGTGCATGAGCAAACGGTACTGGTTCAGCAGTTAAAAGAGCTGTTAAAGAACCCGAAAGATATTGCCAAAAGCATAGAAAGCCTGTTAGAAGAAAATACCCGCCTGAAAAAGGAAATTGAGAAATCGGTACTCGAAAAAGCATCGGGCCTAAAAACCGAGCTTACTGCCAAAGCCGAAAACATTAACGGTATTAACTTTATTGCCCAAAAAGTAGCCCTGCCCAACGCCGAAGCCATTAAAGCCCTGGCTTACCAGTTAAAAGATATCGTGGCCGATCTGTACCTCGTACTGGTGGCCGATATTGACGGCAAACCCAACATTACCGTGATGATTGCCGAAAACCTGGTGAAAGACAAAGGCCTTAACGCAGGCAACATTGTACGCGAGCTGGCCAAAGAAGTACAAGGCGGTGGCGGCGGTCAGCCGTTTTTTGCTACCGCAGGTGGTAAAGATGTAAGTGGGTTAGACCGTGTGCTGGAAAAAGCGCGTGGGTTTATAGGATAA
- the bioB gene encoding biotin synthase BioB, translating into MTEVRHDWTKEEISEIYNTPLLDLIYRAATVHRENKDYAEVQISSLISVKTGGCPEDCAYCPQAARYQTGVNVHAILPKEEVVAAAQKAKAGGASRLCMGAAWREVRDNRDFDKVIEMVQAVNELDMEVCCTLGMLTESQAQRLADAGLYAYNHNLDTSEDDYKRIITTRTFDDRLKTIDNVRKAKISVCSGGIIGLGETVEDRISMLKTLSNMAQHPESVPVNALVPVEGTPLADQPRVSVWDMVRMIATARIVMPRTVVRLSAGRTEMSTVEQALCFMAGASSIFAGEKLLTTPNPSFDEDVAMFELLGLTPRKAFKNGRPHQAKKVEETVEA; encoded by the coding sequence ATGACTGAAGTGAGACACGACTGGACCAAAGAAGAAATTTCTGAAATATATAATACCCCGCTGCTCGATCTGATTTATCGCGCAGCAACCGTTCACCGCGAAAATAAAGATTACGCCGAAGTACAGATCAGCTCGCTTATTTCGGTTAAAACCGGCGGTTGCCCCGAGGATTGCGCTTATTGCCCTCAAGCTGCCCGTTACCAAACCGGAGTGAACGTGCATGCCATATTACCTAAAGAAGAAGTGGTTGCCGCTGCCCAAAAAGCAAAAGCCGGTGGTGCATCACGCTTATGTATGGGTGCCGCCTGGCGCGAAGTGCGCGACAATCGCGACTTTGACAAGGTTATTGAAATGGTACAAGCCGTTAACGAACTGGATATGGAAGTTTGCTGTACCCTGGGTATGCTTACCGAAAGCCAGGCTCAACGTTTGGCCGATGCCGGTTTGTATGCCTATAACCACAACCTCGATACTTCCGAAGATGATTACAAACGCATTATCACCACCCGTACTTTTGACGACCGCCTGAAAACCATCGATAATGTGCGTAAAGCAAAGATTTCGGTGTGTAGTGGTGGCATAATAGGTTTGGGCGAAACGGTAGAAGATCGTATTTCGATGCTTAAAACATTGTCTAACATGGCTCAACATCCCGAGTCGGTACCTGTGAATGCACTGGTTCCGGTAGAGGGTACACCATTAGCCGATCAGCCCCGTGTTTCGGTTTGGGATATGGTGCGGATGATTGCCACTGCCCGCATTGTAATGCCGCGCACCGTAGTGCGTTTATCAGCCGGTCGTACCGAAATGAGCACTGTTGAGCAGGCCTTGTGCTTTATGGCAGGTGCCAGCTCTATCTTCGCAGGCGAAAAACTGTTGACTACACCAAATCCTTCATTTGATGAGGATGTGGCTATGTTTGAGCTATTAGGCTTAACTCCGCGCAAAGCTTTCAAAAACGGTCGCCCTCATCAGGCTAAAAAAGTTGAAGAGACTGTAGAAGCTTAA
- the mgtE gene encoding magnesium transporter codes for MQSFEIDKSDLLRVKAALEGDDATLQEVLQQYHSSEIAIIFEKLEPEERERIINILPTDEASSVISEMDEEHHPAELLVNLTPEKRSEIVEELDYDDATDLISQLDEEDQKEILDDIDQEDATNIRALLSYDEDTAGGLMNTELIKVNINHTKNEALEEIISQSEEMEEFYTLYAVNDDDELVGILSIKDLIKAKKQVRVEELVNKDFVYVKADLDQEEVAKLISQYNITSIPVVNDGMKLLGRITVDDIIDVMEEENTEDILKISGVSEDEELAGGWRDAVKSRLPWLVINLATAFLAASVIRAYDDTLDKLPIIKAYITIIAGMGGNAATQALAVTVRRISLSNLNDKQAYVTVTKEFLVGLTNGAVNGIIVSMVAVWYDANPLLGLVLFFAMTGNVIVAALTGATVPMLLKRVGIDPAVASSIIITTFTDCIGFLLPLWLATKLLL; via the coding sequence ATGCAATCTTTTGAAATTGATAAGTCGGACCTGTTGCGGGTAAAGGCAGCGCTTGAGGGCGATGATGCTACTTTGCAAGAGGTTCTGCAACAGTATCATAGCTCGGAGATTGCCATCATTTTCGAGAAGCTCGAACCTGAAGAGCGCGAACGCATTATCAATATCCTTCCAACTGATGAAGCCTCCAGTGTAATATCAGAAATGGATGAGGAGCATCATCCGGCCGAATTATTGGTTAATCTTACGCCCGAAAAACGTTCGGAAATTGTAGAAGAACTGGATTATGATGATGCTACCGACTTAATTTCGCAACTTGATGAAGAGGATCAAAAGGAAATTCTGGATGATATAGATCAGGAAGACGCCACCAACATTCGTGCCCTGTTAAGTTACGACGAAGACACGGCCGGCGGGTTGATGAATACCGAATTAATTAAGGTAAACATTAATCACACCAAAAATGAGGCGTTGGAGGAAATCATCAGCCAATCAGAAGAAATGGAGGAATTTTATACCCTCTATGCTGTTAATGATGATGATGAATTGGTTGGCATACTTTCGATTAAAGACCTCATAAAGGCCAAAAAGCAGGTTAGGGTAGAGGAGTTGGTAAACAAAGATTTTGTTTATGTAAAAGCCGACCTTGATCAGGAAGAGGTAGCTAAATTAATATCGCAATATAATATAACCAGTATACCCGTTGTAAACGATGGAATGAAGTTACTGGGCCGCATTACGGTGGATGACATCATCGACGTAATGGAGGAGGAGAACACCGAGGACATCCTGAAAATTTCGGGTGTATCAGAAGATGAGGAACTTGCCGGTGGCTGGCGCGATGCGGTGAAAAGCCGTTTGCCCTGGCTGGTAATTAACCTGGCCACCGCATTTTTGGCGGCATCAGTCATCAGGGCTTATGATGATACTTTAGATAAACTACCTATTATTAAAGCTTATATTACCATTATTGCGGGCATGGGCGGAAACGCGGCCACACAGGCATTGGCCGTAACGGTAAGGCGTATATCGTTAAGTAATTTGAATGATAAGCAAGCTTATGTAACCGTAACCAAAGAGTTTTTGGTAGGCTTAACCAATGGTGCAGTAAATGGCATTATTGTAAGTATGGTTGCTGTTTGGTATGATGCCAACCCGCTATTGGGTCTCGTTTTGTTTTTTGCCATGACGGGCAACGTAATTGTGGCCGCCCTTACCGGGGCTACCGTGCCTATGCTTTTGAAGCGTGTGGGCATAGACCCGGCCGTGGCATCATCTATAATTATTACCACTTTTACCGATTGTATAGGATTTTTATTGCCGCTATGGTTGGCAACAAAGCTTTTATTATAA
- a CDS encoding IMPACT family protein — protein sequence MLFDDTYLTVKQPAEAVFADRGSKFIAFVYPIQAEADIKPLVSHLKVLHPKANHHCWAMRLSPDRSIFKVNDDGEPSGTAGRPILNVLLSKDVTNVLVVVVRYFGGKLLGVPGLINAYKSAAEMGIAAAGVTEKIISDVYKIEFDYLQMNEVMKIIKEEGVSIIQQQSDNRCVYEISIRKVKVNQTIGKLGGIINTRVEFLFSS from the coding sequence ATGCTTTTTGATGATACCTACCTAACGGTTAAACAACCGGCCGAAGCCGTATTTGCCGACCGTGGGAGTAAATTTATTGCGTTTGTTTACCCCATACAGGCCGAGGCAGATATTAAGCCCCTGGTTAGCCATTTAAAGGTCTTGCACCCCAAAGCCAATCACCATTGCTGGGCCATGCGCCTTAGTCCCGACCGTTCCATATTTAAGGTAAATGATGATGGTGAGCCATCGGGTACGGCAGGGCGGCCAATCTTAAATGTGTTGCTATCAAAAGATGTCACCAACGTTTTAGTTGTTGTGGTGCGTTACTTTGGTGGCAAATTGTTGGGTGTACCGGGTTTGATCAACGCTTATAAATCGGCAGCCGAAATGGGAATTGCTGCCGCCGGTGTTACCGAAAAAATCATCAGCGATGTGTACAAGATCGAGTTTGATTACCTGCAGATGAACGAGGTGATGAAAATTATTAAGGAAGAGGGTGTAAGTATTATTCAACAGCAATCAGATAATCGTTGTGTTTATGAAATTTCGATACGAAAAGTTAAAGTGAATCAAACAATTGGTAAGTTGGGTGGTATTATTAATACACGAGTTGAATTTCTTTTCAGTAGCTAA
- a CDS encoding EamA family transporter — MLYIFLSVCCSVTVSILLKMARRYQINVVQAITWNYSIAALLTWIFLKPQPESITHPPLNLYLLLGVLLPLVFYIMAEAVKGAGIVRTDVAQRLSLLISLSAAFLVFGDKLNLFKSIGIVTGFAAIFCLIPWQTKHVVSNNNKNTWLYLLGVFLGFGVIDILFKQMAQSKTAPYSASLFVVYVAAFIVSVLGTLYQIKFKKKRFLFRHIFFGWILGIFNFGNILFYLKAHQSLSKDPSTVFTAMNIGVITGGTLIGLLIFKEKLSILHKVGIGLAVAAILLIAYSTKF, encoded by the coding sequence ATGTTATATATATTCCTTAGCGTATGCTGCAGTGTAACCGTGTCCATACTGTTAAAAATGGCACGACGTTACCAAATTAATGTAGTACAGGCCATCACCTGGAATTATTCTATTGCAGCATTGCTTACCTGGATATTCCTGAAACCACAGCCCGAAAGCATTACACATCCGCCCTTAAATTTGTACCTGTTGCTGGGTGTACTGCTACCATTGGTATTTTACATTATGGCCGAGGCGGTTAAAGGTGCAGGTATAGTACGTACGGATGTTGCACAGCGCTTATCCCTGCTTATATCGCTTAGTGCAGCATTTTTAGTATTTGGCGATAAACTGAACCTGTTTAAAAGCATTGGTATTGTAACCGGCTTTGCCGCTATTTTTTGCCTTATACCATGGCAAACCAAACATGTGGTTTCAAATAACAATAAAAACACCTGGTTATACCTGCTGGGTGTGTTTTTAGGCTTTGGCGTGATTGATATTTTGTTTAAGCAAATGGCCCAAAGTAAAACTGCGCCTTACAGTGCGTCATTATTCGTGGTTTATGTGGCGGCTTTTATAGTGTCGGTTTTAGGTACGCTATACCAAATTAAGTTCAAAAAGAAACGTTTTCTGTTTCGTCATATTTTTTTTGGATGGATATTGGGTATATTCAATTTTGGCAATATCCTGTTCTACCTTAAAGCTCATCAAAGTTTATCCAAAGACCCATCAACCGTATTTACAGCCATGAATATTGGTGTTATAACCGGCGGTACACTTATTGGACTGTTAATTTTTAAAGAAAAGCTGAGTATATTGCATAAGGTAGGCATAGGGCTTGCAGTTGCGGCTATACTTCTTATTGCTTACTCTACAAAGTTTTAG